A genomic stretch from Sphingomonas sp. HDW15A includes:
- a CDS encoding TIGR02466 family protein, producing MRHLFATPLYEDCLADEALLAELAHSIRSLAEDDEAGKRWSREHAYKGYTSYASLDDLPSRDPAFADLKRALNRHAAAFAKALGWAVKPKLDSLWVNMLRGDGHHGAHIHPHAILSGTLYVETPKGSGPIRFEDPRLPMMMAAPMRVPDAPEQLRQFVDVEPEPGLLLMWESWLRHEVRPGKGRGERLSVSFNFA from the coding sequence ATGAGGCATTTGTTCGCTACGCCGCTCTACGAAGATTGTCTGGCGGATGAGGCGCTGCTCGCGGAGCTCGCACATTCCATCCGCAGCCTCGCCGAGGACGACGAGGCGGGGAAGCGCTGGAGCCGCGAACACGCCTACAAGGGCTACACCAGCTACGCATCGCTCGACGATTTGCCGAGCAGAGACCCGGCCTTCGCGGACCTTAAGCGCGCGCTCAACCGTCACGCTGCCGCCTTCGCCAAGGCGCTGGGTTGGGCGGTGAAGCCGAAGCTCGACAGCCTGTGGGTCAACATGCTGAGGGGCGACGGGCATCATGGCGCCCACATCCACCCGCACGCGATTCTGAGCGGCACGCTTTATGTCGAAACACCGAAGGGCAGCGGCCCAATCCGCTTCGAGGACCCGCGCCTTCCGATGATGATGGCGGCGCCGATGCGTGTCCCGGATGCGCCGGAGCAGCTCCGGCAGTTCGTTGATGTCGAGCCAGAGCCGGGCCTGCTTCTGATGTGGGAAAGCTGGCTGAGGCACGAGGTGAGACCGGGCAAGGGCCGTGGCGAGCGGCTGAGCGTCAGCTTCAATTTCGCGTAA
- a CDS encoding DUF1971 domain-containing protein yields the protein MTKPYRTTPIFDAQSLPDALRREHRTKAGAWGIVRVLEGKLLLHLPGRLTQELSADSPGLIAPQETHWVEPVGPMRMQVEFYSEQPALTRN from the coding sequence ATGACGAAGCCTTATCGAACCACTCCAATCTTCGACGCCCAGTCTTTGCCTGACGCGTTGCGGCGGGAGCATCGCACAAAGGCGGGTGCGTGGGGCATCGTCCGGGTGCTTGAAGGGAAGCTGCTGCTGCACCTTCCCGGTCGCCTGACCCAGGAACTGAGCGCGGACTCGCCGGGCCTCATCGCCCCACAGGAGACTCACTGGGTGGAGCCGGTCGGCCCGATGCGAATGCAGGTCGAATTCTACTCTGAACAGCCCGCGCTTACGCGAAATTGA
- a CDS encoding alternative oxidase, giving the protein MSAPFVDSSVHHRPKGASDRIAYGFTKTLRFCADTFFAKRYGHRAIVLETVAAVPGMVGATINHLQCLRRMCDDKGWIRTLMDEAENERMHLMTFIEVAKPSVFERFVILAVQWVFYVAFFALYLVSARTAHRVVGYFEEEAVLSYTLYLKEIDEGRSPNVPAPEIARRYWGLPDGATLRDVVLVVRADEAHHRDVNHGFANELAGLPVDQERIAPSPPHQSGIRLAA; this is encoded by the coding sequence ATGTCTGCCCCGTTTGTTGATTCCAGCGTTCATCATCGGCCCAAGGGCGCTTCGGACCGTATCGCTTACGGCTTCACCAAGACCCTGCGTTTCTGCGCGGACACGTTCTTCGCCAAGCGTTACGGGCACCGCGCGATCGTGCTCGAAACGGTCGCGGCGGTCCCGGGTATGGTCGGCGCCACCATCAACCACCTCCAATGCCTCCGCCGAATGTGCGACGACAAGGGCTGGATCCGTACTCTGATGGACGAAGCGGAAAATGAGCGGATGCATCTCATGACGTTCATCGAGGTCGCCAAGCCAAGCGTGTTCGAGCGTTTCGTGATCCTCGCTGTTCAATGGGTTTTCTATGTCGCCTTCTTCGCGCTCTACCTCGTGAGCGCCCGCACCGCCCACCGTGTCGTCGGCTATTTTGAGGAGGAAGCGGTGCTCAGCTACACTCTATATTTGAAGGAAATCGACGAAGGCCGCTCGCCCAACGTGCCCGCACCGGAAATCGCCCGGCGCTACTGGGGCCTGCCTGACGGTGCGACCCTGCGCGACGTGGTGCTCGTCGTTCGGGCTGATGAGGCGCACCACCGCGACGTCAATCACGGCTTCGCCAACGAGCTCGCCGGGCTTCCGGTCGATCAGGAGCGGATCGCGCCGTCGCCGCCGCATCAAAGCGGAATCCGGCTGGCGGCATGA
- a CDS encoding group III truncated hemoglobin, with protein sequence MIADDDLQRLVGRFYAKVRSDESIGPLFNSAVQDWPEHLRKLGAFWSSVMNCSGRYKGSPMAAHLRHVASIEPRMFERWIAIWKCTAREELHPDEAAAVIAKAERISESLQLGLFFKPEPRAAAAA encoded by the coding sequence ATGATTGCGGACGATGATCTCCAGCGGCTCGTTGGCCGCTTTTACGCGAAGGTTCGCTCCGACGAGTCGATCGGCCCGCTGTTCAATTCGGCCGTTCAGGACTGGCCCGAGCACCTTCGAAAGCTTGGCGCGTTCTGGTCTTCCGTCATGAACTGCAGCGGCCGCTACAAGGGCAGCCCGATGGCCGCGCACCTGCGCCATGTCGCGTCGATCGAGCCGCGAATGTTCGAGCGGTGGATTGCGATCTGGAAGTGCACGGCCCGCGAAGAGCTTCATCCGGACGAAGCGGCTGCCGTCATCGCAAAGGCCGAGCGTATTTCCGAGAGCCTGCAACTCGGCCTGTTCTTCAAGCCCGAACCCCGCGCCGCCGCCGCCGCATAG